The Mustela erminea isolate mMusErm1 chromosome 6, mMusErm1.Pri, whole genome shotgun sequence genome includes a region encoding these proteins:
- the STRAP gene encoding serine-threonine kinase receptor-associated protein, protein MAMRQTPLTCSGHTRPVVDLAFSGITPYGYFLISACKDGKPMLRQGDTGDWIGTFLGHKGAVWGATLNKDATKAATAAADFTAKVWDAVSGDELMTLAHKHIVKTVDFTQDSNYLLTGGQDKLLRIYDLNKPEAEPKEISGHTSGIKKALWCSEDKQILSADDKTVRLWDHATMTEVKSLNFNMSVSSMEYIPEGEILVITYGRSIAFHSAVSLDPIKSFEAPATINSASLHPEKEFLVAGGEDFKLYKYDYNSGEELESYKGHFGPIHCVRFSPDGELYASGSEDGTLRLWQTVVGKTYGLWKCVLPEEDSGELAKPKISFPETTEEELEEIASENSDSIYSSTPEVKA, encoded by the exons ATGGCAATGAGGCAGACGCCGCTCACCTGCTCCGGCCACACGCGGCCTGTGGTTGATCTGGCCTTCAGTGGCATCACGCCCTATGGCTATTTCTTAATCAGCGCTTGCAAAG aCGGGAAACCTATGCTCCGCCAGGGAGATACAGGAGACTGGATTGGAACATTTTTGGGTCATAAGGGTGCTGTTTGGGGCGCAACATTGAATAAGGATGCCACTAAAGCAGCTACAGCAGCTGCAGATTTCACTGC CAAAGTGTGGGATGCTGTCTCAGGAGATGAATTGATGACCCTGGCTCATAAACACATTGTCAAGACTGTGGATTTTACGCAG GATAGTAATTACTTGTTAACCGGGGGACAGGATAAACTGTTACGCATATATGATTTGAACAAGCCTGAAGCAG aaCCTAAGGAAATCAGCGGACACACCTCTGGTATTAAAAAAGCTTTGTGGTGCAGTGAGGATAAACAGATTCTTTCAGCTGATGATAAAACTGTCCG CCTTTGGGATCATGCTACCATGACAGAAGTGAAATCTCTAAATTTTAATATGTCTGTTAGCAGTATGGAATATATTCCTGAGGGAGAGATCTTGGTAATAACATATGGACGATCTATTGCTTTTCATAGTGCAGTAAG tttgGACCCAATTAAGTCCTTTGAAGCTCCTGCAACCATCAATTCTGCATCTCTTCACCCTGAGAAAGAATTTCTTGTTGCAGGTGGTGAAGACTTTAAACTTTATAAGTATGATTATAATAGTGGAGAAGAATTAG AATCCTACAAAGGACACTTTGGTCCTATTCACTGTGTGAGATTTAGTCCTGATGGAGAACTCTATGCCAGTGGTTCTGAAGATGGAACATTGAGACTATGGCAAACTGTGGTAGGAAAAACATACGGCCTTTGGAAATGTGTACTTCCTG AAGAAGATAGTGGTGAGCTGGCAAAGCCAAAGATCAGTTTTCCAGAGACAACAGAAGAAGAGCTAG AAGAAATTGCTTCAGAGAATTCAGATTCCATCTATAGTTCAACTCCTGAAGTGAAGGCCTGA